A stretch of Aphanothece sacrum FPU1 DNA encodes these proteins:
- a CDS encoding ribulose bisphosphate carboxylase small subunit: MKTLPKENRYETFSYLPPLTDQQIVKQIQYMLDQGFHPAVEFEQKPEPTTYFWTMWKLPLFSASSPQEVLAEVRECRSEYPDSYIRVIAFDNIKQCQTMSFIVHKPTARGY, encoded by the coding sequence ATGAAAACATTACCTAAAGAGAATCGTTACGAAACTTTTTCTTATTTACCTCCTTTAACTGACCAACAAATTGTTAAACAGATTCAATATATGTTGGATCAAGGGTTTCATCCTGCGGTGGAATTTGAACAAAAACCTGAACCCACCACTTACTTCTGGACAATGTGGAAATTACCTTTGTTTAGTGCTTCTTCTCCTCAAGAAGTATTAGCAGAAGTTCGGGAATGTCGTTCTGAGTATCCCGATTCTTATATCCGCGTTATTGCTTTTGACAATATTAAACAATGTCAAACCATGAGTTTTATTGTTCATAAACCTACTGCTCGTGGATACTAA
- a CDS encoding MOSC domain-containing protein, whose amino-acid sequence MSNFNNNPYLAHIFIYPIKSLDGIWIPQSTILDSGALTYDRQWAIFDDNDRFVNGKRNNKIYQLRTSFNTQVTQVFLQVEGSKEKIEFNLQTERKEIEVFLSDFLGFSVHLKENKITGFPDDTNASGPTIISTATIEAIANWFPNIEFAEIRRRLRANLEINGVPAFWEDQLFANQNQWVNFRIGQINFQGINPCQRCIVPTKNSQTGEVTNNFQSQFITKRKDTLPPWVNPSQFNHFYRVSVNTKIVDSALDKVLKVGDKIEIIGVG is encoded by the coding sequence ATGTCAAATTTTAATAACAACCCCTATCTTGCTCATATTTTTATCTATCCCATTAAATCTCTAGATGGGATATGGATTCCTCAATCAACTATACTTGATAGTGGAGCCTTGACCTATGATAGACAATGGGCTATTTTTGATGATAATGACAGATTTGTTAACGGAAAACGCAATAATAAAATTTATCAATTAAGAACCTCTTTTAATACTCAAGTGACCCAAGTTTTTCTACAAGTAGAAGGCAGTAAGGAGAAAATTGAGTTTAATTTGCAGACAGAAAGAAAAGAAATAGAGGTTTTTCTTAGCGACTTTTTGGGCTTTTCAGTTCATTTAAAAGAGAATAAAATTACGGGTTTCCCTGATGATACGAATGCCTCTGGTCCAACAATAATTAGTACCGCCACTATTGAAGCAATTGCTAATTGGTTTCCTAATATAGAGTTTGCTGAAATCAGAAGAAGATTAAGAGCAAATTTAGAAATTAATGGAGTTCCTGCATTTTGGGAAGATCAATTATTTGCCAATCAAAATCAATGGGTTAATTTTCGTATTGGTCAGATAAATTTTCAAGGAATTAACCCTTGTCAACGTTGTATTGTGCCTACAAAAAATTCTCAAACAGGAGAAGTTACTAATAATTTTCAAAGCCAGTTTATTACCAAGAGAAAAGACACCTTACCTCCTTGGGTTAACCCTAGTCAATTTAATCACTTTTATCGAGTTAGTGTCAATACAAAAATTGTAGATTCAGCCCTAGACAAAGTTTTAAAAGTAGGTGATAAAATTGAAATTATAGGAGTAGGGTAG
- the rcbX gene encoding RuBisCO chaperone RbcX, translated as MYPKKIAQDTASVLQSYLTYQAVRVIIDQLSETNPTQAIWLRQYVCSHDIQQGEAFVSGLMTDNKELVLRILTVREHLAEEILEFLPDMVRAQMGQANMEHRRQLLERLTKSSSVSSSCHPDYYESDNDD; from the coding sequence ATGTATCCTAAGAAAATTGCACAAGACACGGCAAGCGTTTTACAAAGTTACCTAACCTATCAAGCTGTTCGTGTCATTATTGACCAATTATCTGAAACCAATCCGACTCAAGCCATTTGGTTGAGACAGTATGTATGCTCTCATGATATTCAACAGGGAGAAGCATTTGTCTCCGGGTTGATGACGGATAATAAGGAACTGGTGTTGCGGATTCTTACGGTGCGCGAACATCTCGCCGAAGAAATTCTGGAATTTTTACCAGATATGGTGCGCGCTCAAATGGGTCAGGCGAATATGGAACACCGTCGTCAGCTATTGGAAAGGCTTACTAAGTCGTCTTCTGTCTCCTCATCTTGTCATCCTGACTATTATGAGTCGGACAATGATGACTAA
- the leuD gene encoding 3-isopropylmalate dehydratase small subunit yields MKQVKTISGRGIPLVGDDIDTDRIIPARFLRCVTFDGLGEQVFADDRVQLKGQHPFDLPQYQEAHILVVNSNFGCGSSREHAPQAIMRWGIQVILGESFAEIFFGNCTANGIPCVTMQSTDLKTLQNLLKTDPQSQLKVDLEGMQVHCGEWTAPIFMGEGSRQTLLEGTWDTCGQLVENIAEIKTMAPKLPYLSWNSAVSLS; encoded by the coding sequence ATGAAGCAAGTTAAAACAATTTCTGGACGTGGAATCCCCTTAGTGGGAGATGATATTGACACCGATCGCATTATTCCGGCCCGTTTTTTACGGTGTGTCACCTTTGACGGTTTAGGAGAACAGGTGTTTGCCGATGATCGAGTTCAACTCAAAGGACAACACCCCTTTGATCTTCCCCAATATCAGGAAGCTCATATTTTGGTCGTTAACAGTAATTTTGGCTGCGGTTCATCACGAGAACACGCACCCCAAGCGATTATGCGTTGGGGTATTCAAGTCATACTCGGAGAAAGTTTTGCAGAAATCTTTTTTGGTAACTGTACTGCTAATGGCATTCCCTGTGTTACCATGCAATCGACAGATCTTAAAACCCTACAAAATTTATTAAAAACAGATCCCCAATCTCAACTTAAGGTAGATTTAGAAGGAATGCAAGTCCATTGTGGAGAGTGGACGGCTCCAATTTTTATGGGAGAAGGATCTCGTCAAACCTTGTTAGAGGGAACCTGGGATACTTGTGGACAGTTGGTAGAAAATATTGCAGAGATTAAAACAATGGCCCCCAAATTACCCTATTTATCTTGGAATTCGGCTGTATCTCTTAGCTAA
- a CDS encoding Npun_R2821/Npun_R2822 family protein, with protein sequence MTRGIYITANDKVTEQTIALLNSIRLYDQETPIVLIPYDDNYHNIIQLLTESYGVTLYPDLDFIERLSKNLYNIFGQDFFARPNQFRKQACWFGEFDEFLYIDTDIVVFKKIIEDLDYFTDYDFISYDYQHKAGIRNVFSPKIIEEKVFTSEELQDIFNGGFWASKKNLISEETIYQIFAECAAHIDYFDFTNKTSDQPIINYLILKQIKRRFNLARQSDKNPGNWAGSPHFEEKDHILIDPKTAKSLHYLHWAGIKITPGCPYWDIWKYYRYLGENTPSDAELTPKNKGGKVTFFNQIKRIFKRK encoded by the coding sequence ATGACTCGTGGAATTTATATTACAGCCAATGATAAAGTGACTGAACAGACTATCGCTTTACTCAATAGTATTAGACTATATGATCAAGAAACACCAATTGTCTTAATTCCCTATGATGATAATTATCATAATATTATCCAACTGTTAACTGAAAGTTATGGGGTTACTCTCTATCCAGATTTAGATTTTATTGAACGTCTATCTAAAAATCTTTATAATATTTTTGGTCAAGATTTTTTTGCTCGTCCTAATCAATTTCGTAAACAAGCTTGTTGGTTTGGTGAATTTGATGAATTTCTTTATATAGACACAGATATTGTTGTCTTTAAAAAGATAATTGAAGATCTTGATTATTTTACTGACTATGATTTTATTTCCTATGATTATCAACATAAGGCAGGAATTAGAAATGTTTTCTCTCCTAAAATCATTGAAGAAAAAGTATTTACGAGTGAAGAACTTCAAGATATATTTAATGGCGGGTTTTGGGCTTCTAAAAAGAACTTGATTTCCGAAGAAACAATTTATCAAATATTTGCTGAATGTGCTGCACATATTGATTATTTTGATTTTACTAATAAAACTTCGGATCAACCCATTATTAATTATCTGATTCTCAAGCAAATTAAACGTCGATTTAATTTAGCTCGTCAATCTGATAAAAATCCTGGTAATTGGGCGGGAAGTCCACATTTTGAAGAAAAAGATCATATTTTAATTGATCCTAAAACCGCAAAAAGTCTTCACTATCTTCATTGGGCTGGCATTAAAATAACTCCTGGCTGTCCTTATTGGGATATTTGGAAATATTATCGTTATCTGGGAGAAAATACTCCTTCTGATGCTGAATTAACACCCAAAAATAAGGGAGGTAAAGTTACCTTTTTTAATCAGATTAAACGAATATTTAAGAGAAAGTAA
- a CDS encoding Npun_R2821/Npun_R2822 family protein translates to MINGIYTLANDVVYDQLIALLNSIEVNVDPNFPVCVIPYDDRLEKVKQEINKRSNVQLLDNPNIIARWEQFAQQIWDAHPFVRQEWDARGITGVNRLGMHRRFCAFDSESPFDNFIYFDGDVLVLNSLDYIFDKLKDKDFLVYDFQYKDPSHVYNVNSSKLLEIFSQERINQEIFCAGFYASKKGLFPSEKRAWLVEQLQAGEAEILYPNGPDQSILNYMVMRGQVNAYNFALNLPHQQKTGCAVTSGHFDYRDNLLYDKGQLLTYLHYIGIPSYAFTNLCAGENLAFPYREIFLHYRYLHEPENIPNFSGKAKPYNPPPTWGEKLLNKLKINR, encoded by the coding sequence ATGATTAATGGAATTTATACCCTGGCTAATGATGTTGTTTACGATCAATTGATTGCTTTACTCAATAGTATCGAAGTTAATGTAGATCCTAATTTTCCTGTATGTGTAATTCCTTATGATGATCGTTTAGAAAAAGTTAAACAAGAAATTAATAAAAGAAGTAATGTACAACTTTTAGACAATCCTAATATTATTGCTCGTTGGGAACAATTTGCACAACAAATTTGGGATGCACACCCGTTTGTAAGGCAAGAATGGGATGCTAGAGGCATTACAGGGGTTAATCGTTTAGGGATGCACCGACGATTTTGTGCCTTTGATTCTGAAAGTCCTTTTGACAATTTTATTTATTTTGATGGGGATGTTTTAGTTCTCAATTCTCTTGATTATATTTTTGATAAATTAAAAGACAAAGATTTTCTAGTTTATGATTTTCAATATAAAGATCCTAGTCATGTTTATAATGTAAATTCTAGTAAATTATTAGAAATATTTTCTCAAGAACGTATCAATCAAGAAATTTTTTGTGCTGGTTTTTATGCTTCTAAAAAAGGCTTATTTCCCTCAGAAAAAAGAGCTTGGCTTGTTGAACAACTTCAAGCAGGAGAAGCAGAAATCTTATATCCTAATGGGCCAGATCAATCTATTTTAAACTATATGGTAATGCGGGGACAAGTAAATGCTTATAATTTTGCTTTAAATTTACCCCACCAACAAAAAACGGGTTGTGCGGTTACATCTGGGCATTTTGACTATCGGGATAATTTACTGTACGATAAAGGTCAACTTTTAACCTATCTTCATTATATTGGAATCCCTAGTTATGCTTTTACTAATTTATGTGCAGGAGAAAATTTAGCATTTCCTTATCGGGAAATATTTTTACACTATCGCTATCTCCATGAACCCGAAAATATACCCAATTTTTCGGGAAAAGCGAAACCTTATAATCCTCCACCTACTTGGGGAGAAAAATTACTAAATAAACTCAAAATAAACCGTTAA
- the larE gene encoding ATP-dependent sacrificial sulfur transferase LarE has protein sequence MLESKLTQLQNLFSQMERALIAYSGGIDSTLVAKIAYDTLGDRALAITAVSPSLLPEDLEEAKIQAQTIGIPHELVITQEMENPNYTANPVNRCYFCKSELHDTLKPLALKKGYPYVVDGVNADDLQDYRPGIQAAKERGARSPLAEVGMSKVEVRQLSQELGLPWWNKPAQPCLSSRFPYGEEITVAKLQRVGRAEIYLRQLGYQNLRVRSQEDTAKIELPPEIIKEFVVNIDLSLLVAQFQGYGFMYVTLDLEGYRSGKLNQVIPELGRELNLR, from the coding sequence ATGCTTGAATCTAAACTAACCCAATTACAAAATCTTTTTAGCCAAATGGAACGGGCCTTAATTGCCTATTCTGGGGGAATAGATAGTACCCTAGTGGCTAAAATTGCCTATGATACTTTAGGCGATCGCGCTTTAGCTATTACTGCGGTGTCACCCTCTTTACTCCCGGAAGACTTAGAAGAAGCCAAAATTCAAGCGCAGACCATTGGTATTCCCCATGAATTAGTAATCACCCAGGAAATGGAGAACCCTAATTATACAGCAAACCCTGTCAACCGTTGCTACTTCTGCAAAAGTGAACTCCACGACACCCTCAAACCCTTAGCCCTAAAAAAAGGTTATCCTTATGTAGTAGATGGGGTCAATGCCGATGACTTACAAGACTATCGGCCAGGCATTCAAGCCGCCAAAGAAAGAGGGGCGCGATCGCCATTAGCTGAAGTGGGTATGAGTAAAGTAGAAGTACGTCAACTCTCCCAAGAATTAGGACTTCCCTGGTGGAATAAACCGGCCCAACCTTGTTTAAGTTCCCGTTTTCCCTATGGAGAAGAAATTACGGTGGCCAAACTACAACGAGTTGGACGGGCCGAGATCTACTTACGTCAATTAGGATATCAAAATCTCAGGGTACGTTCTCAAGAAGATACGGCCAAAATTGAGTTACCCCCCGAAATTATTAAGGAATTTGTGGTTAATATCGATTTATCCCTATTAGTCGCCCAATTTCAAGGCTATGGTTTTATGTATGTCACCCTCGACTTAGAAGGCTATCGTAGTGGTAAATTAAATCAAGTTATCCCAGAACTGGGAAGGGAGTTAAACTTGAGATAA
- a CDS encoding pentapeptide repeat-containing protein: MSNSGLMIPDFMNAEELIWEYNQGKRDFSRLDLQRTDLIQVSLTDANLSRSSLEWANLSGSDLSRTNLNRADLIHAQLISAKLVGADLTGADLSYADLSWVDLESAILVNADLSYANLKQTNLSYADLRSANLRGANLSGAILSDARLGRADLSESNLSGVNLTGANLSRADFTGADLSKVDLSNANLYKADLSNSKLRNADLQEAFLQGANFSGTNLKGANLTGAVLRQINLSLVTLSEFNLRAITLASEIDLSSANLKGANLTGAILRHANLGYGLLHQINLIGGNLRGANLIDASLRSCDLRNANLSNSNINEINLTEATMPDGSLHP; encoded by the coding sequence ATGTCAAACTCAGGTCTGATGATACCGGACTTTATGAATGCTGAGGAATTGATCTGGGAATATAATCAGGGTAAAAGAGATTTTAGTCGATTAGATCTGCAAAGAACCGATCTCATTCAAGTAAGTCTCACAGACGCTAATTTAAGCCGAAGTTCTTTAGAATGGGCTAATTTAAGTGGTAGTGATTTAAGTCGTACTAATCTAAATCGAGCCGATTTAATCCACGCTCAACTCATTAGTGCTAAATTAGTCGGAGCCGATTTAACGGGGGCTGACCTGAGTTACGCTGATCTCAGTTGGGTTGATTTAGAATCAGCTATCCTTGTTAATGCTGATTTAAGTTATGCCAATCTTAAGCAAACTAATCTTAGTTATGCCGATCTCAGAAGTGCTAACCTTAGAGGAGCTAACCTCAGTGGTGCTATCCTCAGTGATGCTAGACTAGGTCGGGCTGATCTAAGCGAGTCCAATCTGAGTGGGGTAAATCTTACGGGGGCTAATCTGAGTCGGGCTGATTTTACGGGGGCGGATCTGAGCAAAGTTGATCTTAGTAATGCTAACCTTTACAAAGCAGATCTTAGTAATAGTAAACTCCGTAACGCTGACTTACAAGAGGCATTTTTGCAAGGGGCTAATTTTAGTGGTACTAATTTGAAAGGGGCTAATCTTACAGGGGCTGTATTACGACAGATTAATCTAAGTTTAGTTACCTTATCTGAATTTAATCTACGGGCGATTACTTTGGCTAGTGAAATTGACCTGAGTTCTGCTAATCTAAAAGGAGCTAATTTAACTGGAGCAATTTTGCGTCATGCTAATCTTGGTTATGGATTACTTCATCAAATTAATTTAATTGGTGGAAATCTTCGAGGTGCTAATTTAATTGATGCCTCTTTAAGAAGTTGTGATCTTCGCAATGCTAATTTAAGCAATAGTAATATCAATGAAATTAACTTAACAGAAGCTACTATGCCAGATGGTAGTCTTCATCCTTAA
- a CDS encoding ABC transporter permease — protein MNLVRIWVIATNGFREVIRDRILYVIGFFALVLTLSLRLLPEISVGTDSKIFLDVGLGSTAFLGAIVAIFVGTALINKEIEKRTVLVLIPKPLSRTELIIGKHLGLSGVLLVMISIMTVIYLGLLTWAKITFSPLSLIIAQLYLFIELALLTAVAIVFGVFTSSILATLLSFGVYFIGHVSSDLLKLGTISQNPTVESVTRTIYLIVPDLERFNLKNTATYGLLPSGIDLLNNALYGGLYIVLLLTIASLIFSRRQF, from the coding sequence ATGAATTTAGTCAGAATTTGGGTCATTGCTACCAATGGATTTAGAGAAGTGATCCGCGATCGCATTCTTTATGTAATTGGGTTTTTTGCTCTTGTACTAACTTTGTCTTTGCGCTTACTTCCTGAAATTTCTGTTGGTACTGATAGTAAAATATTTCTAGATGTGGGATTAGGTTCAACCGCTTTTTTAGGAGCAATTGTAGCTATTTTTGTCGGCACAGCATTGATCAATAAAGAAATTGAAAAACGAACAGTTTTAGTATTAATTCCTAAACCCTTGAGTCGGACAGAATTAATTATTGGCAAACATTTGGGACTCAGTGGGGTTTTATTGGTTATGATCTCAATTATGACCGTGATATATCTGGGTTTACTCACTTGGGCTAAAATCACATTTTCCCCTCTTAGCCTCATTATTGCTCAATTATATTTGTTTATAGAACTGGCTTTATTAACCGCCGTAGCTATAGTTTTTGGAGTGTTTACCAGTTCAATTTTAGCTACACTTTTGAGTTTTGGTGTTTACTTTATTGGCCATGTAAGTAGTGATTTATTGAAATTAGGAACCATTAGTCAAAATCCCACTGTAGAAAGTGTAACTCGTACTATCTATCTCATTGTCCCTGATTTAGAACGGTTTAATCTAAAAAATACAGCAACTTATGGTTTATTACCCAGTGGAATTGACTTATTAAACAATGCTTTGTATGGAGGTTTATATATTGTCTTGCTTTTAACAATTGCTAGTTTAATCTTTTCCCGTAGGCAATTTTAA
- a CDS encoding PepSY domain-containing protein yields MNRQRLRYLHYTVAPLMLFPLLLTALTGSLFQVAQLTGNSQQFYWLLDIHRGKFGVVNLEIIYPFINALGVIMLGITGILIWLQIRNFNE; encoded by the coding sequence ATGAATAGACAACGGCTTCGTTACTTACATTATACTGTTGCTCCTTTAATGTTATTTCCTTTGTTATTGACTGCTCTTACCGGGTCATTATTTCAAGTGGCACAGTTAACAGGAAATAGTCAACAATTTTACTGGTTATTAGATATCCATCGAGGTAAATTTGGAGTGGTAAATTTGGAGATTATTTATCCTTTTATCAATGCATTAGGGGTTATTATGTTAGGGATAACGGGAATTTTAATCTGGTTACAAATAAGAAATTTTAATGAATAG
- a CDS encoding alpha/beta fold hydrolase, with product MEDGFIFTNGIQLHYKTQGQGKLMLMLHGFPEFWYSWRYQITEFAQDYKVVALDLRGYNDSDKPKDLAAYKIDVLVEDIAGVITGLGYDNCILVSHDWGGAIAWNFAYTYPEMIEKFIVMNLPHPAKFSQGLKTRQQLLKSWYIFWFQIPYLPERSLQANNYQSIANIFQKTAIDKTAFSQKDLDAYKKAAAKPGALTAMLNYYRNIFKCLLKSPKEWQKISLPILMIWGENDTALGKELTYGTEEYCIDFTLKYIPNCSHWVQQEQPKLVNEYMREFLNR from the coding sequence ATGGAAGATGGATTTATTTTCACTAATGGCATTCAACTTCATTACAAAACTCAAGGTCAAGGCAAACTAATGTTAATGTTGCATGGATTTCCTGAATTTTGGTACTCTTGGCGATATCAAATTACTGAATTTGCTCAAGATTATAAGGTAGTCGCGCTTGATTTAAGAGGCTATAATGACAGTGACAAACCTAAAGACTTAGCTGCCTATAAAATTGATGTATTAGTTGAAGATATAGCGGGAGTAATTACAGGTTTAGGCTATGATAATTGTATCCTAGTTAGTCATGATTGGGGAGGTGCGATCGCTTGGAATTTTGCTTATACTTATCCTGAGATGATCGAAAAGTTTATTGTGATGAATCTTCCTCATCCTGCTAAATTTAGTCAAGGTCTAAAAACACGCCAACAATTATTAAAAAGTTGGTATATATTTTGGTTCCAAATTCCTTACTTACCTGAAAGGAGTTTGCAAGCTAATAATTATCAATCAATTGCCAATATATTTCAAAAAACAGCCATCGATAAAACGGCTTTTAGTCAAAAAGATTTAGATGCTTATAAAAAAGCTGCGGCTAAACCTGGGGCCTTAACTGCTATGTTAAATTACTATCGTAATATTTTTAAATGCTTATTAAAATCTCCCAAAGAATGGCAAAAAATTTCTTTACCTATTCTGATGATTTGGGGAGAGAATGATACAGCTTTAGGGAAAGAACTAACCTATGGAACTGAAGAATATTGTATTGATTTTACTCTTAAATATATCCCTAACTGTAGTCATTGGGTACAGCAAGAACAACCTAAATTAGTTAATGAGTATATGAGAGAATTTTTAAACAGATAA
- a CDS encoding form I ribulose bisphosphate carboxylase large subunit encodes MAQATAKSGFKAGVQDYRLTYYTPDYTPKDTDLLACFRMTPQPGVPPEEAGAAVAAESSTGTWTTVWTDNLTDLDRYKGRCYDIEPVPNEDNQYFCFIAYPLDLFEEGSVTNVLTSLVGNVFGFKALRALRLEDIRFPVALIKTFPGPPHGITVERDKLNKYGRPLLGCTIKPKLGLSAKNYGRAVYECLRGGLDFTKDDENINSQPFMRWRDRFLFVQDAIQKAQAETNEVKGHYLNVTAGTCEEMLKRAEFAKEIKTPIIMHDFLTGGFTANTTLSKYCRDNGLLLHIHRAMHAVIDRQKNHGIHFRVLAKCLRLSGGDHLHSGTVVGKLEGERGITMGFVDLMREDYVEEDRARGIFFTQDYASMPGTMPVASGGIHVWHMPALVDIFGDDSCLQFGGGTLGHPWGNAPGATANRVALEACLQARNEGRNLAREGNDVIREACRWSPELAAACELWKEIKFEFEAMDTL; translated from the coding sequence ATGGCACAAGCCACCGCTAAATCAGGGTTCAAAGCTGGCGTACAAGATTACCGCCTGACCTATTACACCCCCGACTACACCCCCAAAGATACCGACCTTCTGGCGTGCTTCCGCATGACCCCCCAACCGGGTGTTCCTCCTGAAGAAGCAGGTGCAGCAGTAGCAGCAGAATCTTCCACCGGAACTTGGACAACGGTTTGGACAGATAACTTAACCGACTTAGATCGTTATAAAGGTCGTTGTTATGATATCGAACCCGTTCCTAACGAAGATAATCAGTATTTTTGCTTTATTGCTTATCCTTTAGATTTATTTGAAGAAGGATCTGTAACTAACGTTCTCACCTCTTTAGTAGGTAACGTTTTCGGGTTCAAAGCATTACGGGCATTACGTTTAGAAGATATTCGTTTCCCTGTAGCTTTAATCAAAACCTTCCCTGGCCCTCCTCACGGTATCACCGTTGAACGGGACAAATTAAACAAATATGGTCGTCCTTTACTTGGTTGTACCATTAAGCCTAAACTCGGTCTGTCTGCTAAAAACTATGGACGCGCCGTTTATGAGTGCTTACGCGGTGGTTTAGACTTCACCAAAGACGACGAAAACATCAACTCTCAGCCCTTCATGCGTTGGCGCGATCGCTTCTTGTTTGTACAAGATGCTATCCAAAAAGCTCAAGCTGAAACCAATGAGGTTAAAGGTCACTACCTCAACGTTACGGCTGGTACTTGCGAAGAAATGCTCAAACGGGCAGAATTTGCTAAAGAGATCAAAACTCCCATTATCATGCACGACTTTTTAACAGGTGGTTTCACTGCGAACACCACTTTGTCTAAGTATTGTCGTGACAATGGTTTATTACTACACATTCACCGTGCGATGCACGCGGTTATTGACCGTCAGAAAAATCATGGTATTCACTTCCGCGTTTTAGCTAAGTGTTTACGTTTGTCTGGTGGTGATCACCTCCATTCTGGAACCGTTGTAGGTAAACTAGAAGGAGAACGGGGTATCACTATGGGATTTGTGGATCTCATGCGTGAAGATTACGTTGAAGAAGATCGCGCTCGCGGTATTTTCTTCACCCAAGACTACGCTTCTATGCCTGGAACCATGCCTGTTGCTTCTGGTGGTATCCACGTATGGCATATGCCCGCGTTAGTAGACATCTTTGGCGATGATTCTTGTTTACAGTTCGGTGGTGGTACTTTAGGACACCCCTGGGGTAATGCTCCTGGTGCAACCGCTAACCGTGTTGCTCTTGAAGCTTGTCTCCAAGCTCGTAACGAAGGTCGTAACCTAGCTCGTGAAGGTAATGACGTTATTCGGGAAGCTTGCCGTTGGAGTCCTGAACTAGCTGCCGCTTGTGAACTTTGGAAAGAAATCAAGTTTGAGTTTGAGGCAATGGATACACTCTAA
- a CDS encoding sensor histidine kinase, which translates to MKQVVDSWPQGLFSQIKHIVNSFLDPQEKIVPILSILGQCFQVDQVILLEEKEVNSEIYQKWPIKEINVNPLKQIFPCQNWTNLSHCSCDRQVYQFCLSNHLIPYSKKQELIESFDRKIIVTVPVFRKGEFFGHLILADKESSKIFTPEEIQILEIITDQISLILYQIELQEKVNQLEVENQQLKSACQNKSDYLSHMNHELRTPLTGILGFSKMLKEELYGPLNEKQKQYANGIAVSGQHLLALVNDFLDLSKIEADREEIFVETVAVEDLCLSAFSMVEAKAKEQNLDLILELGETIDFCTVDQRRIKQILLNLLSNAIKFTEKGSVTLAVQRHIEKITFSVIDTGIGIKEADQNKLFQPFQQIQNSLSRKHKGTGLGLTLSRKLAQLHGGDITLTSEEGKGSCFTLHLPI; encoded by the coding sequence ATGAAGCAAGTTGTAGACAGTTGGCCTCAAGGATTATTCTCTCAAATCAAACATATCGTCAACAGTTTCCTTGATCCACAGGAAAAAATTGTACCTATTTTATCGATTTTAGGGCAATGTTTTCAAGTTGATCAGGTAATCTTATTAGAGGAAAAAGAAGTTAACAGTGAGATTTATCAAAAGTGGCCGATTAAGGAAATAAACGTTAATCCATTAAAGCAGATTTTTCCTTGTCAAAATTGGACTAACTTATCTCACTGTTCTTGTGACCGTCAAGTTTATCAATTTTGTCTATCCAATCATCTAATTCCCTATTCCAAGAAACAAGAGTTAATAGAATCTTTTGATCGCAAAATAATTGTTACTGTTCCTGTCTTTAGAAAAGGGGAGTTTTTTGGACATTTAATATTAGCTGATAAAGAATCAAGTAAAATTTTTACGCCCGAAGAAATACAAATATTAGAAATAATTACTGATCAAATTTCTCTTATTCTATATCAAATAGAGTTACAAGAAAAAGTCAATCAACTTGAGGTAGAAAATCAACAATTAAAATCTGCTTGTCAAAATAAGAGTGACTATCTTTCTCACATGAATCATGAATTACGGACTCCCTTAACCGGAATTTTGGGGTTCTCTAAAATGTTGAAAGAGGAACTTTACGGGCCGTTAAATGAGAAACAAAAACAGTATGCTAATGGAATTGCTGTTTCTGGTCAACATTTATTAGCATTGGTGAATGATTTCTTAGATCTTTCTAAAATTGAGGCTGATCGAGAAGAAATATTTGTTGAAACTGTTGCAGTAGAAGATTTATGTTTATCGGCTTTTTCTATGGTTGAAGCTAAAGCTAAAGAACAAAATCTAGACCTAATTTTAGAACTAGGAGAAACCATTGATTTCTGCACGGTAGATCAAAGACGTATCAAACAAATTCTTCTTAATTTACTATCTAATGCTATTAAATTTACAGAAAAAGGGTCAGTAACTCTGGCGGTTCAACGACATATTGAAAAAATAACCTTTTCAGTTATCGATACAGGAATTGGTATCAAAGAAGCTGATCAAAATAAATTATTTCAACCCTTTCAACAAATTCAGAATTCTCTGAGTCGTAAACATAAAGGAACCGGTTTAGGATTAACTCTGTCTCGTAAATTAGCTCAACTTCACGGAGGAGATATCACCCTAACTTCAGAAGAAGGAAAAGGTTCTTGTTTTACCCTTCATTTACCAATATAA